One part of the Musa acuminata AAA Group cultivar baxijiao chromosome BXJ1-5, Cavendish_Baxijiao_AAA, whole genome shotgun sequence genome encodes these proteins:
- the LOC135674474 gene encoding ras-related protein RHN1-like isoform X3 codes for MARMGSGNIQAKLVLLGDMGTGKTSIVLRFVKGQYFDCQESTIGAAFFSQVLSLNEATVKFDIWDTAGQERYHSLAPMYYRGAAAAIVVYDISSMDSFIRAKKWVQELQRQGNPYLIMALVANKVDLEAKRKVGSEEGLQYAQENGLFFMETSAKTAENINELFYEIVVGRRRKLRYLTVAQRTRVHNYTPQDYGGR; via the exons GTGCTTCTTGGAGACATGGGAACTGGAAAGACAAGCATAGTCCTGAGGTTTGTCAAAGGCCAATATTTCGACTGTCAG GAATCAACAATAGGAGCTGCATTCTTCTCTCAAGTTCTATCACTTAATGAGGCTACTGTAAAATTTGATATATGGGACACAGCTGGGCAAGAAAGATATCATAGTTTGGCCCCTATGTATTATCGTGGTGCTGCTGCGGCTATTGTTGTCTATGATATCTCAAGCATG GATTCATttattagagcaaaaaagtgggTTCAAGAACTTCAAAGACAAG GAAATCCATATCTAATAATGGCATTGGTGGCAAACAAGGTTGACTTGGAGGCAAAAAGGAAGGTGGGATCTGAG GAAGGCTTGCAGTATGCACAAGAGAATGGGTTGTTCTTCATGGAAACTTCCGCGAAAACAGCAGAAAACATCAATGAGCTCTTCTATGAAATAG TTGTAGGTCGACGTCGAAAGCTGAGGTACCTAACGGTTGCGCAACGAACACGAGTGCACAACTACACGCCACAGGACTATGGGGGTCGCTAG
- the LOC135674474 gene encoding ras-related protein RHN1-like isoform X1 produces the protein MARMGSGNIQAKLVLLGDMGTGKTSIVLRFVKGQYFDCQESTIGAAFFSQVLSLNEATVKFDIWDTAGQERYHSLAPMYYRGAAAAIVVYDISSMDSFIRAKKWVQELQRQGNPYLIMALVANKVDLEAKRKVGSEEGLQYAQENGLFFMETSAKTAENINELFYEIAKRLAKARPSRSSGMRLSSETQDRGRSCRSTSKAEVPNGCATNTSAQLHATGLWGSLVDTSAQPRMG, from the exons GTGCTTCTTGGAGACATGGGAACTGGAAAGACAAGCATAGTCCTGAGGTTTGTCAAAGGCCAATATTTCGACTGTCAG GAATCAACAATAGGAGCTGCATTCTTCTCTCAAGTTCTATCACTTAATGAGGCTACTGTAAAATTTGATATATGGGACACAGCTGGGCAAGAAAGATATCATAGTTTGGCCCCTATGTATTATCGTGGTGCTGCTGCGGCTATTGTTGTCTATGATATCTCAAGCATG GATTCATttattagagcaaaaaagtgggTTCAAGAACTTCAAAGACAAG GAAATCCATATCTAATAATGGCATTGGTGGCAAACAAGGTTGACTTGGAGGCAAAAAGGAAGGTGGGATCTGAG GAAGGCTTGCAGTATGCACAAGAGAATGGGTTGTTCTTCATGGAAACTTCCGCGAAAACAGCAGAAAACATCAATGAGCTCTTCTATGAAATAG CTAAAAGACTAGCTAAAGCCCGGCCATCGCGATCATCGGGGATGCGGTTGTCCAGTGAAACGCAAGACAGGGGAAGAAG TTGTAGGTCGACGTCGAAAGCTGAGGTACCTAACGGTTGCGCAACGAACACGAGTGCACAACTACACGCCACAGGACTATGGGGGTCGCTAGTCGACACGAGTGCACAGCCACGCATGGGATGA
- the LOC135674474 gene encoding ras-related protein RHN1-like isoform X2, with amino-acid sequence MGTGKTSIVLRFVKGQYFDCQESTIGAAFFSQVLSLNEATVKFDIWDTAGQERYHSLAPMYYRGAAAAIVVYDISSMDSFIRAKKWVQELQRQGNPYLIMALVANKVDLEAKRKVGSEEGLQYAQENGLFFMETSAKTAENINELFYEIAKRLAKARPSRSSGMRLSSETQDRGRSCRSTSKAEVPNGCATNTSAQLHATGLWGSLVDTSAQPRMG; translated from the exons ATGGGAACTGGAAAGACAAGCATAGTCCTGAGGTTTGTCAAAGGCCAATATTTCGACTGTCAG GAATCAACAATAGGAGCTGCATTCTTCTCTCAAGTTCTATCACTTAATGAGGCTACTGTAAAATTTGATATATGGGACACAGCTGGGCAAGAAAGATATCATAGTTTGGCCCCTATGTATTATCGTGGTGCTGCTGCGGCTATTGTTGTCTATGATATCTCAAGCATG GATTCATttattagagcaaaaaagtgggTTCAAGAACTTCAAAGACAAG GAAATCCATATCTAATAATGGCATTGGTGGCAAACAAGGTTGACTTGGAGGCAAAAAGGAAGGTGGGATCTGAG GAAGGCTTGCAGTATGCACAAGAGAATGGGTTGTTCTTCATGGAAACTTCCGCGAAAACAGCAGAAAACATCAATGAGCTCTTCTATGAAATAG CTAAAAGACTAGCTAAAGCCCGGCCATCGCGATCATCGGGGATGCGGTTGTCCAGTGAAACGCAAGACAGGGGAAGAAG TTGTAGGTCGACGTCGAAAGCTGAGGTACCTAACGGTTGCGCAACGAACACGAGTGCACAACTACACGCCACAGGACTATGGGGGTCGCTAGTCGACACGAGTGCACAGCCACGCATGGGATGA